One part of the Aricia agestis chromosome Z, ilAriAges1.1, whole genome shotgun sequence genome encodes these proteins:
- the LOC121739380 gene encoding glycine cleavage system H protein-like, producing MAIQRLVLLQTRNYLSRQCILQSTLKNRLSFCEIRQKYSSEVKMRKYTDQHEWVTTEKDIGTVGITKYAQESLGDIVFAQLPDVDTKISAGDECGALESVKAASEIYSPVSGVVVDKNSELEKKPGLINSSCYDKGWLFKIKITKAEELNDLMSEAEYETFLKTDADKDH from the coding sequence ATGGCTATCCAAAGATTAGTTCTACTTCAAACAAGAAACTATTTATCCAGGCAATGCATCTTACAGTCTACATTGAAAAATCGTTTAAGTTTTTGTGAAATAAGACAAAAATACAGTAGTGAAGTAAAGATGAGAAAATATACAGATCAACATGAATGGGTTACAACCGAAAAGGATATAGGCACGGTGGGGatcacaaaatatgcacaagaATCTCTGGGAGACATTGTGTTTGCCCAACTTCCAGATGTAGACACTAAAATCAGTGCAGGTGATGAGTGTGGAGCATTAGAAAGTGTGAAGGCAGCTAGTGAAATATACTCGCCAGTCAGTGGAGTAGTCGTTGACAAGAATAGTGAACTAGAGAAGAAACCGGGTCTTATAAACTCCTCATGTTATGATAAAGGATGgctgtttaaaattaaaataacaaaggCTGAAGAATTAAATGATCTGATGTCAGAGGCTGAATATGAAACATTTTTAAAGACAGATGCAGATAAGGACCATTGA